One part of the Rutidosis leptorrhynchoides isolate AG116_Rl617_1_P2 chromosome 1, CSIRO_AGI_Rlap_v1, whole genome shotgun sequence genome encodes these proteins:
- the LOC139858088 gene encoding snakin-2-like, translated as MPISKPFVALVFLSMILLVQAHELVNETDETSLKSSKINCGSACKARCRLSSRPNLCHRACGTCCARCSCVPPGTSGNQKVCPCYYNMTTQGGRRKCP; from the exons ATGCCCATTTCTAAGCCTTTTGTTGCTCTTGTTTTTCTCTCAATGATTCTTCTGGTTCAAGCTCATGAATTG GTGAACGAAACTGATGAAACAAGCCTCAAGTCTTCCAAAATCA ATTGCGGTTCAGCATGTAAGGCAAGGTGCAGGTTATCATCGAGGCCAAATTTGTGCCACAGGGCATGTGGGACTTGTTGCGCACGTTGCAGCTGTGTGCCACCTGGCACTTCCGGTAACCAAAAGGTTTGCCCTTGTTACTACAACATGACTACTCAAGGTGGCAGAAGAAAGTGTCCTTAA